From Corynebacterium pseudotuberculosis:
ATCGCATGCCAGTGGACTTGGAGAAGTTATGCTGAGCGCCCTCACGGATACGGACATGGATGATGGAACCGATGGGGGGTGCAGCGTGTGGGGCGGTGCGAATGATGATCTCATCGGTGGACTCGTCATCGGGGTTAGCGTCAGTTCCAGAGCCTAGGGATCCGCCGCCCTCAAGCTTGCCGTACATGTAGGCATCCGAACCGAGCTCCTCGACCATGTGCAGCTTTACCGGAATGGTATTTGGCTCGTTTTCAGAAACAACCTCAAGCGCCTCCGGACGGAAACCGATAGTAATCTTGCCATTATCAGAAGGCGTAATGGCCGCACGAGTAGCAGGGCTCAGTGGAACCCGTGCCTTGCCCAAAACCGCATGATCACCCTCGACTGTGAAGGTGCCCAAGTTCATTGCTGGAGAACCAATAAAACCAGCTACAAACTCGTTAGCAGGGAAATCGTAAAGCTCACGAGGCGTACCCACCTGCTGCAGCACGCCAAACTTAAGCACCGCAATACGATCGCCCATCGTCAGGGCCTCTGTCTGATCATGGGTCACGTATAAAGTGGTGACGCCAAGTTCGCGCTGAAGCGCAGCGATTTGGGTTCGGGTCTGCACACGAAGCTTTGCATCTAGGTTGGAGAGCGGCTCATCCATAAGGAAGACCTCGGGCTTGCGGACAATGGCGCGTCCCATAGCCACGCGTTGACGCTGACCGCCGGATAGCGCCTTAGGCTTGCGGTCGAGATATTCGGTGAGATCAAGAGTACGAGCAGC
This genomic window contains:
- a CDS encoding ABC transporter ATP-binding protein, whose amino-acid sequence is MASVTFEKASRVYPGANKPAVDEFDLHIEDGEFLVLVGPSGCGKSTTLRMLAGLEEVNSGRVSIGNRDVTDIPPRDRDIAMVFQNYALYPHMTVRENMGFALKIDKKPKEEINRRVEEAARTLDLTEYLDRKPKALSGGQRQRVAMGRAIVRKPEVFLMDEPLSNLDAKLRVQTRTQIAALQRELGVTTLYVTHDQTEALTMGDRIAVLKFGVLQQVGTPRELYDFPANEFVAGFIGSPAMNLGTFTVEGDHAVLGKARVPLSPATRAAITPSDNGKITIGFRPEALEVVSENEPNTIPVKLHMVEELGSDAYMYGKLEGGGSLGSGTDANPDDESTDEIIIRTAPHAAPPIGSIIHVRIREGAQHNFSKSTGMRLPE